In Chitinophaga varians, the following are encoded in one genomic region:
- a CDS encoding DUF4142 domain-containing protein → MKRITIFAAVLLSLGVSSSCNNTGKSPQHETPADSAEAINKTDKTVDSLSAVFAVKVADDGMMEVALGKLALEKATDPRVKAFASMSVNDRTKINEELKSIAENRKIALPSAMSEAAKKFIDKLSKKSGKAFEKEYIAEMVDDHDRDVKDFDNAANNLESISLREWARKTLPMVMIHLDSARAIKDAQ, encoded by the coding sequence ATGAAAAGGATTACAATTTTTGCGGCAGTCTTGCTGAGCCTTGGGGTGTCATCATCTTGCAACAATACAGGAAAAAGTCCCCAACATGAAACCCCCGCCGATTCTGCGGAAGCTATCAATAAAACGGATAAAACAGTTGACTCCCTGTCTGCTGTCTTCGCGGTAAAAGTAGCCGACGATGGCATGATGGAAGTAGCGTTAGGCAAACTGGCGTTGGAAAAAGCGACCGACCCGCGGGTAAAAGCCTTTGCCTCCATGTCGGTAAACGACAGGACCAAAATCAACGAAGAGTTGAAATCCATCGCTGAAAACCGGAAAATCGCGCTTCCATCCGCCATGTCGGAAGCGGCAAAAAAATTTATCGACAAACTGAGCAAAAAAAGCGGGAAAGCCTTTGAGAAGGAATACATCGCTGAAATGGTGGACGACCACGACCGGGACGTGAAGGATTTTGATAATGCTGCGAACAATCTCGAAAGCATAAGCCTGCGGGAATGGGCCAGGAAAACGTTACCGATGGTGATGATACACCTGGATTCCGCGAGAGCTATCAAGGACGCGCAATAA
- a CDS encoding DUF4142 domain-containing protein, producing MKKVTLLATAVLGAWMLSSCNNNARNPQNEKPVDSAQDINETVKPVDNNSSEFAVKAANGGMMEVEMGKLAQEKAVNPRVKAFAAMMVSDHSKANGELKELAGKKNITLPAELSTETKDHMDKLSKKTGKDFDKDYMDMMVDDHDKDVKEFDKAANNLEDADLKSWASKTLPTLRTHQDSAKAIKSALK from the coding sequence ATGAAGAAAGTAACCTTATTGGCTACGGCCGTGCTGGGAGCCTGGATGTTGTCATCGTGTAATAACAATGCCCGCAACCCGCAAAATGAGAAGCCGGTAGATTCTGCACAGGACATTAATGAAACTGTTAAACCGGTAGACAACAATTCATCTGAGTTTGCGGTGAAAGCAGCTAACGGCGGTATGATGGAGGTGGAAATGGGCAAGCTGGCGCAGGAGAAAGCTGTGAATCCGAGGGTAAAAGCTTTTGCTGCCATGATGGTCAGCGATCACAGCAAAGCGAACGGTGAACTGAAAGAGCTGGCTGGCAAAAAGAACATTACATTGCCTGCGGAGCTCTCTACCGAAACCAAAGACCACATGGACAAACTGAGCAAGAAGACAGGAAAGGATTTCGATAAGGACTACATGGACATGATGGTGGATGACCACGACAAAGACGTAAAAGAGTTTGATAAAGCGGCCAACAACCTGGAAGATGCTGACCTGAAATCATGGGCCAGCAAAACACTGCCAACCCTGAGAACGCACCAGGATTCAGCGAAAGCCATTAAATCCGCCCTTAAATAA
- a CDS encoding TolC family protein, giving the protein MRHLLLLTLFLPPMFAQGQEKGQQLTLKDCYELARQRNALVKQAERSLQAREYSLQAENRAYWPKVDLLAGYNYLGKPLEINLQQVKDGVVNGSAAQSVNTANTVFQQITGQPLPQNVQDVISNATKGLINAFYPNYNPQLAKQSYFVAGIGVRQPIYLGGKISAAQDLARSQVTAGQFNKQVVEKGLFFLIGAQYLRIMYLNTILAHEAVIVDAFRKNKDYAASLKDNQILPPYLLNWAKVSYIQATNRYSNLELEKENALLEMNQLLGRPIDTLITISDTLRYEQASVNAGEENTFWRNNPSYRLLESKTDLAKVAVKATRSLSLPNLFAVGNVSLYQKDLPVTVPPWLIGVELQWTLFDGFQRNKRTKASRVLVEEAAMAAENTRSSLELQLRVASNKVKALQHDVASLDSARQQAHLTTTLVTDRMQNQLSSVKDVNDALLLEEEMHKVYYTAVLGYYLALAEYWNVVGTPEYFATYVNN; this is encoded by the coding sequence ATGAGACATCTCCTGTTATTAACGCTCTTCCTGCCACCGATGTTTGCCCAGGGCCAGGAGAAAGGACAACAGCTGACTTTAAAAGATTGTTATGAACTGGCCCGGCAGCGTAATGCGCTGGTAAAACAGGCAGAGCGCTCCCTGCAGGCCCGGGAATATTCTTTACAGGCCGAGAATCGTGCCTATTGGCCTAAAGTAGATCTGCTGGCCGGTTACAACTATCTCGGAAAACCCCTTGAAATCAACCTGCAACAGGTAAAGGACGGCGTGGTGAACGGATCGGCAGCACAGAGCGTGAACACGGCCAATACTGTTTTCCAGCAGATCACCGGGCAACCTTTGCCCCAAAATGTGCAGGATGTTATCTCCAACGCCACAAAAGGACTGATCAACGCCTTCTATCCCAACTATAATCCCCAACTGGCCAAACAATCCTATTTCGTGGCCGGTATCGGGGTAAGGCAACCGATTTATCTCGGCGGAAAAATATCCGCAGCGCAAGACCTGGCCCGCTCTCAGGTGACAGCCGGGCAGTTCAACAAACAGGTGGTGGAAAAAGGCCTGTTCTTTCTGATTGGCGCCCAATACCTGCGCATCATGTACCTTAACACCATCCTGGCACATGAAGCCGTGATAGTGGACGCTTTCCGTAAAAACAAAGACTACGCCGCATCCCTGAAAGACAACCAGATATTGCCGCCCTATCTGCTCAATTGGGCCAAAGTGTCTTACATACAGGCAACAAACCGCTATAGTAACCTGGAACTGGAAAAAGAAAACGCCCTGCTGGAAATGAACCAGCTGCTGGGCCGCCCCATCGATACGCTCATCACGATCAGTGATACCCTGCGCTATGAACAGGCCTCCGTCAATGCAGGGGAGGAGAACACCTTCTGGCGAAACAATCCTTCTTACCGCCTGCTGGAAAGCAAAACAGACCTGGCCAAAGTAGCGGTGAAGGCTACACGCTCTCTGTCTCTTCCCAACCTGTTCGCTGTCGGCAACGTATCGCTTTATCAGAAAGACCTGCCGGTGACGGTGCCGCCATGGCTGATAGGCGTGGAGCTGCAATGGACGCTTTTCGACGGTTTTCAGCGTAATAAACGCACCAAAGCCAGTAGGGTATTGGTGGAAGAAGCCGCTATGGCCGCCGAAAACACCAGAAGTTCCCTCGAACTGCAACTTCGTGTGGCCTCCAACAAGGTAAAAGCCTTACAGCACGATGTTGCCTCCCTGGACAGCGCCCGGCAACAGGCGCACCTGACCACCACGCTGGTGACAGACCGCATGCAAAATCAGCTGTCGTCCGTGAAGGACGTCAATGATGCGCTGCTGCTGGAAGAAGAGATGCATAAAGTATACTACACCGCTGTACTGGGCTACTATCTCGCATTGGCGGAATACTGGAACGTGGTAGGCACACCGGAATATTTTGCAACATACGTTAACAACTAA
- a CDS encoding alpha/beta hydrolase: MDFQPMKYIYQPAANKDAYTLLLLHGTGGDEQDMLPLAPELATGFHVLSLRGNVQEHGMPRFFRRLGMGVFDEPDVHFRTHEMVHFLKELSAKEGFDLQKLVAVGYSNGANIAGAVLMLYPELLAGAVLFRPMQPLHGIEDPFETSRQQPVFMSSGKTDGTVNPAATAAYATLLTANGFRVSSHDINTGHNLTQQDIDLAAGWVKENFS, translated from the coding sequence ATGGATTTTCAACCCATGAAATATATATACCAGCCTGCAGCTAACAAGGACGCTTATACGTTGTTGTTGCTGCATGGCACCGGTGGCGATGAACAGGATATGCTGCCGCTGGCGCCGGAACTGGCAACGGGCTTTCATGTACTGAGCCTTCGCGGCAATGTGCAGGAGCACGGCATGCCGCGCTTCTTCCGCCGGCTGGGCATGGGCGTATTCGACGAACCGGACGTGCATTTCAGGACGCATGAAATGGTGCACTTCCTGAAAGAACTGTCGGCCAAGGAAGGATTTGATTTGCAAAAGCTGGTAGCCGTCGGCTACTCCAACGGCGCCAATATTGCAGGCGCAGTATTGATGCTGTATCCCGAACTGCTGGCAGGCGCCGTGCTCTTCAGGCCTATGCAGCCGCTGCATGGCATTGAGGACCCGTTTGAAACCAGCCGGCAGCAGCCCGTTTTCATGAGCTCCGGCAAAACAGACGGCACCGTCAACCCCGCTGCCACCGCCGCCTATGCCACTCTGCTGACAGCCAACGGTTTTCGCGTAAGCAGCCATGACATCAACACAGGACATAATTTAACACAACAGGATATTGACCTGGCCGCAGGCTGGGTGAAAGAAAATTTCTCGTAA
- a CDS encoding OsmC family protein: protein MDEEVKVSIEGIPYQVSISARDHRWLADEPTDINGGDTGPNPGELLLSSLGSCTAITLTMYAARKKWPVEKIDIDLRFDSAAKPDPATTVIECLVHITGNLDEAQRKRLMEIAHACPIHKLLSNPVIINTKED, encoded by the coding sequence ATGGATGAAGAAGTAAAAGTAAGTATCGAAGGAATACCTTATCAGGTCTCTATTTCAGCGCGGGACCATCGCTGGCTGGCAGATGAGCCAACAGACATCAACGGCGGAGATACCGGCCCCAATCCCGGAGAACTGCTGCTGAGCAGCCTCGGCTCCTGCACTGCCATCACGCTGACGATGTACGCAGCCAGAAAAAAATGGCCCGTGGAAAAAATAGACATCGACCTGCGGTTTGACAGCGCGGCCAAGCCGGACCCCGCCACCACTGTAATCGAATGTCTGGTACACATCACCGGCAACCTGGACGAAGCACAAAGAAAACGGCTCATGGAAATAGCCCATGCCTGCCCCATTCATAAACTGCTTAGCAACCCCGTTATTATCAATACCAAAGAAGATTGA
- a CDS encoding (4Fe-4S)-binding protein translates to MKDITKKYSNGEVTIVWKPEVCKHSEICFHGLPEVFDPQAKPWINAEGSTSDRIVQQVHKCPSGALTVYRNDKADEAAEISASSLAEIVPNGPRLIYGNVVVKNTAGEETPFHMVTALCRCGSSANMPYCDGTHITIGYKDNQ, encoded by the coding sequence ATGAAAGACATTACTAAAAAATACAGCAACGGTGAAGTCACCATCGTATGGAAGCCCGAAGTGTGCAAACACTCTGAAATATGCTTCCATGGCCTTCCCGAAGTGTTCGACCCGCAAGCCAAACCCTGGATCAATGCGGAAGGCAGCACATCTGACAGGATCGTGCAGCAGGTACATAAATGCCCTTCCGGTGCATTGACGGTTTATCGCAACGATAAAGCCGACGAAGCCGCTGAAATATCGGCCAGCAGTCTCGCGGAAATAGTACCGAACGGACCACGCCTGATTTACGGCAATGTGGTGGTAAAAAATACGGCCGGCGAGGAAACACCGTTTCACATGGTAACAGCCCTGTGCCGCTGCGGCAGTTCAGCTAATATGCCGTATTGCGACGGCACTCACATTACTATTGGATACAAAGACAATCAATAA
- a CDS encoding YceI family protein, with translation MAKQKWVSDAAHSELTFKIRHLMITNVTGRFNSFNVEAETDGDNFLAAHASATVDVDSITTANAQRDEHLRSPDFFDVNKFRNITFKATKTESVDNDGSYTLYGDLTIRDVTKNIKLDVEFGGVVTDPWGNTKAGFTIHGKINRKDFGLTWNATTEAGGVMVSDEVKIQCEVQLLKQQ, from the coding sequence ATGGCAAAACAAAAATGGGTCTCTGACGCCGCACACAGCGAACTTACTTTTAAGATCAGACACCTGATGATCACCAATGTTACCGGACGGTTCAACAGTTTTAATGTGGAAGCGGAAACAGACGGCGATAATTTTCTCGCTGCCCATGCCTCCGCCACGGTAGACGTAGACTCTATCACTACTGCCAATGCACAGCGCGATGAGCACCTGCGCTCTCCGGATTTCTTCGATGTGAACAAATTCCGTAACATCACCTTCAAAGCCACTAAAACGGAAAGCGTGGATAACGACGGCTCCTATACGCTGTATGGCGATCTGACCATCCGCGATGTCACCAAAAACATCAAACTGGACGTTGAATTCGGTGGCGTGGTAACAGATCCGTGGGGTAATACCAAAGCAGGTTTCACCATCCACGGCAAAATCAACCGTAAAGACTTTGGCCTCACCTGGAACGCGACAACAGAAGCTGGTGGCGTAATGGTGAGTGATGAAGTAAAAATACAGTGTGAAGTACAACTGTTGAAACAACAATAA
- a CDS encoding SPFH domain-containing protein, translating to MGIFDKLRNEFIDIIEWTDPSADTIVWKFPRYQNEIKMNAKLTVRESQVAVFMNEGKIADVFQPGMYTLTTQNMPILTTLQGWKYGFNSPFKADVFFISMRQFTNQKWGTKNPVMLRDAEFGPLRLRAFGSYAFRVKDAAQFLKEIAATNPEYTVDGINEQLRNLAVSRGMDAIAEAKIPVLDLAAKYDEVSQLITDKIRPEFNELGLELTKFLIENISLPPEVEEALDKRSSMGIVGNLGAYAQFQAANAMEKAAENPSGGGLAAAGLGAGMGAAMMGQVGNVFQNNQANQQQPAGGPGVPPPLPGTEPFFVAVDGKQAGPYNMDQLRQLAASGGLQHQTLVWKTGMAAWTAASAVPELAPVLATIPPPLP from the coding sequence ATGGGAATATTTGATAAACTCCGGAATGAATTTATTGACATTATTGAGTGGACAGACCCGTCCGCTGACACCATTGTATGGAAGTTTCCCCGCTACCAGAATGAAATAAAAATGAACGCCAAACTGACGGTGAGAGAATCGCAGGTGGCTGTTTTTATGAACGAAGGTAAAATAGCGGATGTTTTTCAGCCAGGCATGTATACGCTGACCACACAGAACATGCCTATACTGACCACCCTACAGGGATGGAAATACGGGTTTAACAGCCCTTTTAAAGCGGATGTGTTTTTCATCAGCATGCGGCAGTTCACCAACCAGAAATGGGGTACCAAAAACCCGGTGATGTTGCGTGACGCCGAGTTCGGACCGCTGCGCCTGCGCGCTTTCGGCAGCTACGCTTTCCGTGTGAAAGACGCAGCCCAGTTCCTGAAAGAAATCGCGGCCACCAACCCGGAATATACGGTTGACGGTATCAACGAGCAACTGCGTAACCTCGCCGTTTCCCGTGGTATGGACGCCATTGCGGAAGCTAAAATCCCTGTGCTGGACCTGGCAGCCAAATACGATGAAGTATCCCAGCTGATCACAGATAAAATACGGCCGGAGTTCAATGAACTGGGCCTTGAACTGACGAAATTCCTCATTGAAAATATCTCCCTTCCTCCGGAAGTGGAGGAGGCGCTGGACAAACGCAGCAGCATGGGTATTGTTGGCAATCTCGGTGCGTATGCGCAGTTCCAGGCTGCCAACGCCATGGAAAAAGCGGCGGAAAATCCGTCCGGCGGCGGACTGGCAGCTGCCGGTCTGGGTGCCGGCATGGGCGCTGCCATGATGGGACAGGTAGGGAATGTGTTCCAGAACAACCAGGCAAACCAACAGCAACCTGCCGGTGGCCCGGGCGTACCGCCGCCATTGCCGGGCACCGAGCCTTTCTTTGTGGCAGTTGATGGTAAACAGGCCGGCCCTTACAACATGGACCAGCTGCGTCAGCTGGCCGCTTCCGGCGGACTGCAACATCAGACGCTGGTATGGAAAACAGGCATGGCCGCATGGACAGCTGCATCAGCAGTACCTGAACTGGCGCCTGTATTGGCTACCATCCCACCACCATTACCCTAA
- a CDS encoding GNAT family N-acetyltransferase produces MELTIQQNTEKSQFETTVDGHTAFIVYKLFPGGIAYIHTEVPPELEGKGIASQMAKYVLDYARENHLKVKPLCPYVHAYMKRHPEYNDLL; encoded by the coding sequence ATGGAACTTACCATTCAACAGAACACGGAAAAAAGCCAGTTTGAAACAACCGTAGACGGCCATACCGCTTTTATTGTGTACAAACTGTTTCCCGGCGGTATCGCCTACATCCATACAGAAGTGCCTCCGGAGCTGGAAGGCAAAGGCATCGCTTCCCAAATGGCTAAGTATGTGCTGGATTACGCCAGGGAGAACCACTTAAAGGTGAAGCCCCTCTGCCCTTACGTACACGCCTATATGAAACGGCACCCGGAATACAACGATCTTCTCTGA
- a CDS encoding ring-cleaving dioxygenase, with product MDQAITGLHHITAISGNAKKNFDFYTKTMGLRFVKKTVNFDDPHTYHFYYGDKTGSPGTILTFFPWQDIMTGRRGTHMATEIGYSVPEGSLDFWLKRLDAANVIYNKPSAKFGEIYLTFLDPDGLKVELTVPEKTDDREPWETADISADNALRGFHHVTLTLEDIQPTADLLVSVFGYQLEKNLANRYRFKSPAGDTANYIDLVEAKGEQRGHVAGGSIHHIAFRMKDDAMQEYYREKIEARGLHATQQLDRKYFRSVYFREPGGVLFELATDTPGFTVDEPVEQLGTHLMLPQQFEPQRAEIEQKLIKLD from the coding sequence ATGGACCAAGCAATAACAGGACTGCATCATATTACCGCTATTTCCGGTAATGCAAAGAAGAACTTTGATTTTTATACAAAGACGATGGGATTACGGTTTGTAAAAAAGACCGTGAATTTTGACGACCCGCATACCTACCATTTTTATTATGGCGATAAAACCGGTAGCCCTGGTACCATTCTGACTTTCTTTCCCTGGCAGGACATCATGACCGGCCGCCGAGGCACGCATATGGCCACCGAAATAGGTTATTCCGTTCCGGAAGGCAGTCTTGACTTCTGGCTGAAACGACTGGACGCCGCCAATGTTATCTATAATAAGCCCTCCGCCAAATTTGGAGAAATCTACCTGACTTTCCTGGACCCTGACGGATTAAAAGTGGAGCTGACCGTTCCGGAAAAGACCGATGACCGGGAGCCCTGGGAGACTGCCGATATCAGTGCTGACAATGCCCTGCGAGGCTTCCATCATGTAACCCTGACCCTTGAAGATATTCAGCCTACAGCTGATCTGCTGGTATCTGTTTTTGGTTACCAGCTCGAAAAAAACCTTGCTAACCGTTACCGTTTTAAAAGTCCTGCCGGCGATACCGCCAATTACATTGACCTGGTAGAAGCCAAGGGCGAACAACGCGGGCACGTGGCTGGCGGCAGTATACACCACATCGCTTTCCGCATGAAAGACGATGCCATGCAGGAATACTACCGCGAGAAAATAGAAGCACGGGGCCTTCATGCCACCCAGCAACTGGACCGCAAATACTTCCGCTCCGTGTATTTCCGCGAGCCAGGCGGTGTGTTGTTTGAACTGGCCACAGACACACCCGGCTTTACCGTCGACGAACCGGTGGAGCAGCTGGGCACCCACCTGATGCTGCCGCAACAGTTCGAGCCACAACGGGCCGAGATAGAACAGAAACTGATAAAACTGGACTGA
- a CDS encoding zinc finger domain-containing protein, protein MSFEEKTKETVSSLKCQNCGAILHYAPGTNSLKCEYCGTVNTIEEEATPQGIHAFDYDAFITDLQRHSEDTEQAVVVKCTNCGASTTMLPNVTADSCPFCASPLVVQQGATTAILQPHYVLPFVVDDKQAGKFFQQWMGKLWFAPSDLVKKVKDTSYHQLKGIYIPHWSYDTDTVTSYRGQRGEYYYTTETYTEEVNGRTETRTRQVRHTAWYNASGVVDNSFRDVLVSASPSLPRKMAEILEPWHLDQLKAYDGRYLSGFRAELYQTDAEQGLVIAKKRMDPVIRDEIYSDIGGDEQRIDTYDVQYNQLGLKYILLPVWLSAYRYNNKLYHFVVNASTGEVTGDRPYSWTKIVGLIVLIIAVIYVLYVCFAQPK, encoded by the coding sequence ATGTCTTTTGAGGAAAAAACCAAAGAAACGGTATCCTCGCTGAAATGCCAGAACTGCGGCGCTATACTGCATTATGCGCCCGGCACCAACAGCCTGAAATGTGAGTATTGCGGTACCGTTAATACTATTGAAGAGGAAGCCACGCCCCAGGGTATTCACGCCTTTGATTATGATGCCTTCATTACAGACCTGCAACGGCATTCGGAAGACACCGAACAGGCGGTGGTGGTGAAATGTACCAATTGCGGTGCATCTACTACCATGTTGCCCAATGTAACGGCAGATTCCTGTCCTTTCTGCGCGTCGCCGCTGGTGGTACAGCAGGGGGCCACTACGGCTATACTTCAACCGCACTATGTATTGCCTTTTGTGGTGGATGATAAACAGGCTGGTAAATTCTTCCAGCAATGGATGGGCAAGCTCTGGTTTGCGCCGTCGGACCTGGTGAAGAAGGTGAAAGATACTTCCTATCATCAGCTGAAAGGTATTTACATACCCCACTGGAGCTATGATACAGACACAGTAACGTCCTACAGGGGACAGCGTGGGGAATACTATTACACCACCGAAACCTATACAGAGGAAGTCAACGGCAGAACAGAAACCCGCACCCGCCAGGTGCGGCATACTGCCTGGTATAATGCTTCCGGCGTAGTAGATAATTCCTTCCGCGATGTACTGGTGTCTGCAAGCCCGTCGCTGCCACGTAAAATGGCGGAAATACTGGAACCCTGGCACCTGGACCAGCTCAAAGCCTATGATGGCCGCTATCTGAGCGGTTTCCGGGCAGAGCTGTACCAGACGGACGCTGAACAGGGGCTGGTGATAGCCAAAAAGAGAATGGACCCGGTCATCCGTGATGAAATATACAGCGATATCGGTGGTGATGAACAACGGATCGACACCTACGACGTACAGTACAACCAGCTGGGGTTAAAGTACATCTTGCTACCGGTTTGGCTGAGCGCCTACCGCTATAATAACAAGCTGTATCACTTTGTTGTCAATGCCAGCACCGGTGAAGTTACCGGGGACAGGCCCTACAGCTGGACCAAGATCGTAGGATTGATCGTTCTTATTATAGCAGTGATATACGTGCTCTATGTCTGCTTTGCGCAGCCTAAATAA